DNA sequence from the Planctomycetota bacterium genome:
CCGTTGGAGCGAGCCAGCTCCAACGGGCTTTTTTTATGCGCGTGGACCGTCATGGCGTCGGTTCTCTCTGGCGCTGGTGGAGCGTCGCCCGCCTGGCAGACGAGTTTGAATCGCGCACCCTTGATCCGCCGCGCGTGGGGGGCCTTAATCAGGCGTTTTCGAGCCGCTGATGCCGCCTGAGATCAAGGCTTCCCGTGCTATAGTCGCTTAGGGGAAATAGTGTCGGCAATTTGCCCGCCCGGCGGCTTGTGGCCGGCAGGCTTCAATACGGTGTTGCCGTGGCCAACTCGGCGACGCTCGCTCTTAGCCACTTGGTCAGGTCTTGGCCTGTCTGGGGCGGTAGTTTTTTCTCGGTGTCAGGCAATGCGGCTTTCCGTCAATCTTTCCGATTCACGCTATGGCTGGGCGACAACTCGTTTGCCCGCGTTGTTGGCGAGCGCGCCTTCACGCTTGGTGTTTGACATTGGCGCCGGGGCCGAAATGATGCGCGCTCCGGTGCAAAACTCGGGTGGCGCCTGGCATGGCTTCGATCTGGTCCCCCATTCGCCCGAGGTGGTTCGCTGGGATCTCGATCAGGCTTGTCCCGAGGAAACGGTGTCGGCGGGCGTGGCGCTAATGCTCGACGTGCTTGAGCACCTGGACAATCCAGGGCTCGGGCTCAAGAACGTGGCGAGGTCTCTTCTGCCTGGTGGATACCTGCTGCTGACCATGCCCAATCCGCGCTGGAGTCGCAGCCGCTTCTTCGCCTTGGCGTCGGGTTGGCCCAGTTGCTTTACGCAGGCCGACTTGGAGAACAATCACCACGTGTTCACCCCTTGGCCACATATTGTCGAATGGCTGTTGACCGACGCCGGCTTTGCGGTCGAGCAGTATGTCACTTTGGATGGCCGCACGGCCTGGCCCGGTGCGCCGTTTAACTGGCGGTACCCCGCGCGGTGGATATTCGCCGCGATGTGTCGTTGGATCGAACGCCGCGACGCGACTGCTTGCGGCATGAGTTACGGCATCGTGGCCCAAAAGGTTGGCCAAACGACGTACTGAGTGCGGTCTTCTTGGACGCTAAGCGTGGCACCGGATTTGTTTGCGGATCTTTCCGGCAGCATGGGTAGTTGGTCAGTGGGAATATGAACGCACTGCCTGATCTCATCTGACTCTG
Encoded proteins:
- a CDS encoding methyltransferase domain-containing protein, with the protein product MRLSVNLSDSRYGWATTRLPALLASAPSRLVFDIGAGAEMMRAPVQNSGGAWHGFDLVPHSPEVVRWDLDQACPEETVSAGVALMLDVLEHLDNPGLGLKNVARSLLPGGYLLLTMPNPRWSRSRFFALASGWPSCFTQADLENNHHVFTPWPHIVEWLLTDAGFAVEQYVTLDGRTAWPGAPFNWRYPARWIFAAMCRWIERRDATACGMSYGIVAQKVGQTTY